The proteins below come from a single Burkholderia sp. FERM BP-3421 genomic window:
- a CDS encoding phosphodiesterase, giving the protein MNDALRAKIARAAAECPQAGAGMFPPVEPGRALHLDGDYLAYFAAGGDDTQPGMARRNAFDRIETTRLRTGSESVVVHLSASGCTKAHRFHIATVKPYQGQRHKRKPRNWQFLREVLEHYEGPNFRPKVWVTREADDGMAHCSHLSDIAISTRDKDMRMLPGLHINWMSWELTTVPRGAFDVIGTDGLQYGLKWFYLQMLQGDTADNIPGLPLLFGQQCGEARAVKYLASVANKEDAYDRVQTAYADHYGVTWTDALVEQAGLLWLRTDAQASIANVAEAFPDCPHIERALERLEARVKQELNELRRYE; this is encoded by the coding sequence ATGAATGATGCCCTGCGCGCAAAGATAGCGCGTGCAGCGGCGGAATGTCCTCAAGCTGGGGCGGGGATGTTCCCGCCCGTCGAGCCGGGGCGTGCCCTTCACCTGGACGGGGACTATCTAGCCTACTTCGCGGCGGGCGGCGACGACACACAGCCGGGAATGGCGCGGCGTAACGCGTTCGACCGCATCGAGACAACGCGACTGCGTACCGGATCGGAATCGGTAGTCGTTCACCTGTCGGCGAGTGGCTGCACGAAAGCACACCGGTTCCACATTGCAACAGTGAAGCCGTATCAAGGGCAACGCCATAAACGCAAGCCGCGCAACTGGCAGTTCCTTCGGGAAGTCCTTGAGCATTACGAGGGGCCGAACTTCCGCCCGAAAGTCTGGGTAACGCGGGAGGCGGATGACGGGATGGCCCATTGTTCGCACCTGTCAGACATCGCCATTTCGACACGCGATAAGGACATGCGGATGCTTCCGGGTCTGCACATCAACTGGATGTCCTGGGAGCTAACGACCGTCCCGCGTGGCGCGTTCGACGTGATCGGCACGGATGGATTGCAGTACGGCCTTAAGTGGTTCTACCTGCAAATGCTCCAGGGCGACACGGCCGACAACATCCCCGGATTGCCCTTGCTTTTCGGCCAGCAGTGCGGAGAAGCGCGCGCCGTCAAATACCTCGCGAGCGTCGCGAACAAAGAGGATGCATACGACCGCGTACAGACCGCCTACGCCGATCATTACGGCGTGACATGGACTGATGCCCTCGTAGAGCAAGCGGGCCTCCTATGGCTGCGCACGGATGCACAAGCCAGTATCGCGAATGTCGCGGAAGCCTTTCCCGACTGCCCCCACATCGAGCGCGCTCTAGAGCGTCTGGAAGCGCGCGTAAAACAGGAGTTGAATGAGCTACGAAGGTACGAGTGA
- a CDS encoding DNA-methyltransferase has product MSYEGTSEIIFGDCREALKVFSKRGVKAQMCVTSPPYFGLRDYGVSSQIGLENSPAEYVAEMVSVFRHVRDVLSDDGTLWLNIGDSYAANRSYQVPSTKGGRKHGESQAAGGRGSKVPEGMKAKDLMGIPWMLAFALRDDGWYLRQEIIWHSPNSMPERVTDRCVGAHEHIFLFSKRSKYYFDFEAIQETSVGGGRRRKRDVWVVNSAAYRGAHGAVFPPKLIEPCVLAGSRPGDVVLDPFMGSGTTAEVALRTGRAYIGCELNAEYKTLIDARVASVSQLFKREAA; this is encoded by the coding sequence ATGAGCTACGAAGGTACGAGTGAAATTATTTTCGGCGACTGCCGAGAGGCTTTGAAGGTATTTTCTAAGCGAGGCGTGAAGGCGCAAATGTGCGTTACGAGTCCGCCGTATTTCGGGCTGCGGGATTATGGCGTGTCCAGCCAAATTGGCCTTGAGAACTCGCCTGCCGAGTACGTCGCAGAAATGGTTAGCGTGTTTCGGCATGTCCGGGACGTACTCTCGGACGATGGGACACTTTGGTTGAACATAGGCGATAGCTACGCAGCAAACAGGAGCTATCAAGTTCCGAGTACAAAAGGCGGTAGGAAACATGGCGAAAGTCAGGCAGCAGGGGGGCGCGGCAGCAAAGTACCGGAGGGAATGAAGGCAAAGGACTTGATGGGCATTCCGTGGATGCTGGCCTTTGCGCTTCGCGATGACGGATGGTATCTCCGCCAGGAGATCATTTGGCATAGTCCTAATTCGATGCCAGAGCGCGTTACAGATAGGTGTGTCGGTGCTCACGAACACATTTTTCTATTCTCCAAGAGATCAAAGTATTACTTTGACTTCGAGGCAATCCAAGAGACATCAGTGGGTGGCGGACGGAGGCGTAAGCGGGATGTGTGGGTAGTGAATTCGGCGGCATACAGGGGCGCGCACGGCGCGGTGTTCCCGCCTAAGTTGATTGAGCCGTGTGTGCTGGCTGGTAGCCGTCCTGGTGACGTGGTGTTAGACCCGTTTATGGGTAGCGGAACTACTGCTGAGGTTGCTTTGCGTACCGGCCGCGCCTACATTGGCTGCGAACTCAACGCCGAATACAAGACATTGATCGATGCGCGAGTCGCATCCGTATCTCAATTGTTCAAACGGGAGGCGGCATAA
- a CDS encoding endonuclease domain-containing protein, with protein MAGYREKLRKEQGNRCPITGWHLTDDIVADHCHKSGMMRAALPRWVNAVLGRVENWAGRVGGGVPVPTFLRKCADYIEHYELFPSFVFHPLHKTPEEKKEAAKKKAAKRRAAKKAEASK; from the coding sequence GTGGCAGGCTACCGCGAGAAACTGCGGAAAGAACAGGGCAACCGATGCCCTATCACTGGTTGGCACCTTACCGACGACATCGTAGCCGACCACTGCCACAAATCCGGGATGATGCGCGCGGCGCTGCCTCGCTGGGTTAATGCCGTGCTGGGGCGCGTCGAGAACTGGGCCGGGCGCGTCGGTGGAGGTGTTCCGGTCCCGACGTTCTTGCGGAAGTGCGCCGACTACATCGAGCATTACGAGCTTTTCCCATCGTTCGTTTTCCATCCGCTGCACAAGACACCGGAGGAGAAGAAGGAAGCCGCAAAGAAGAAAGCGGCCAAGCGACGCGCAGCGAAGAAAGCGGAGGCCAGCAAGTGA
- a CDS encoding ribonuclease H-like domain-containing protein, giving the protein MKKPRILSLDIETSPILGYVWSLWKQNVGLNQIHREWCILSFCAKWLDDPRVIYHDTSGQRNKEDDRRIVRKLWKLLDQADIVVAQNGVKFDVRKINARFILLGMQPPSPFRVVDTMLEARKHFGFTSNKLEWLTAKLCKTHKKKKHAKFPGFELWRECLKGNPEAWAEMRSYNTDDVLSLEEMYLVMRPWITGHPNVGNYDSAVGDGPKCDRCGSTNVRRKGLRYTQVGQYPRYHCQACGAWSRGRLTVNSKQHKANLLVS; this is encoded by the coding sequence GTGAAGAAGCCTCGCATCCTGTCCTTGGACATCGAAACGTCCCCGATTCTGGGTTACGTGTGGTCGCTCTGGAAACAAAATGTTGGCCTGAATCAGATTCACAGAGAATGGTGCATCTTGTCTTTCTGCGCGAAGTGGCTGGACGATCCTCGTGTGATCTATCACGACACCAGCGGGCAGCGGAACAAAGAGGACGACCGCCGCATCGTTCGGAAGCTGTGGAAACTGCTTGATCAAGCCGACATCGTTGTTGCACAGAACGGAGTCAAGTTCGATGTGCGCAAGATCAATGCGCGGTTCATCTTGCTCGGTATGCAGCCTCCGTCGCCGTTCCGCGTTGTCGATACGATGCTGGAGGCCCGGAAGCATTTCGGGTTCACGTCGAACAAGCTGGAATGGCTTACAGCGAAGCTGTGTAAGACGCACAAGAAAAAGAAGCACGCGAAGTTCCCCGGCTTCGAACTCTGGCGGGAATGCCTCAAAGGCAATCCGGAAGCGTGGGCCGAGATGCGTTCGTACAACACTGACGACGTGCTTAGTCTCGAAGAAATGTACCTCGTAATGCGTCCGTGGATTACGGGACACCCGAACGTTGGCAACTACGACAGTGCGGTAGGCGACGGGCCGAAGTGTGACCGATGCGGCAGCACGAATGTTCGTCGGAAGGGTCTCCGTTACACCCAAGTCGGTCAGTACCCGCGCTACCACTGCCAAGCATGCGGGGCGTGGAGCCGTGGTCGCCTAACGGTCAATTCGAAGCAGCACAAGGCGAACCTACTCGTTAGTTGA
- a CDS encoding DNA-directed RNA polymerase encodes MTAISEYQSLREKAVAVSITRIPDVRPYARRHVARLQDQGLASAIIKQLCREAQSSRRTTDGTGLTNRATLAAGLEVFLSALETAKQTKRKVSKIEHKGGKYNPLNAVDVAAQADATWDAICGMLGRMADPDRPLSVQTLAGALAGRLRNLTGGAPEYGELGYERAALLLLDHFCAATGWLEERTGETKMMSRTRKPNTFHLTARFMEEVAGDGLAVDFAERRPMLVPPVPWTTFATHGGYLHDQIPAVRGTRRPIESEVIVSALNALQATRFRVNRRVLEVAQTFKTNAEDMRGAVINGKYIEARHDTPESLRRAKTIRSALTLAAMQELADEGAFYFPWNLDWRGRMYPATSIISPQGADLCKGCLEFSDGAPLGRDGGKWLAIHLCNLAGEDKVTLDGKKVHRTPAEREAWTRSQESMILRVAADPRSNMEWMKADKPWQFLAACFEWAGFQEEGNAFRSRLAGAQDGSCSGVQMLAGMTRDASAGAMVNLVPSERGDDYYGRMADALSKRLCDLVDRADTATMTRLQFWAEKSIDRDLLKAPSMTKVYSAGTYTFGEQVQNKTGAPDAESMWLAAQINACFSDVAPGMLNAMAYLQAVSDVMTAVGLPLVWRTPAGLRVEQARVARNSVVLKTQIAGPTSARKRTFSVDADTLSKNSQRAGVAPNFVHGVDASHMALVVNDLHGNGVRNFWMIHDSFGAPFAQCGEVFRSTRDQFIELMSPDLLRRWTDDVTAALTGEQRLPLPELPQYGDLDLGVVRESAYAWF; translated from the coding sequence ATGACCGCTATTTCGGAGTATCAGAGCCTTCGCGAAAAGGCCGTAGCAGTATCCATTACCAGAATTCCCGATGTTCGCCCGTATGCTCGCCGCCATGTTGCGCGGCTACAAGATCAAGGGCTCGCAAGTGCAATCATCAAGCAACTGTGCCGTGAAGCGCAGAGCAGCCGCCGTACCACAGACGGCACGGGACTGACGAACCGGGCGACCCTTGCTGCGGGACTGGAGGTTTTCCTCTCCGCGTTGGAAACCGCAAAGCAGACCAAGCGGAAGGTCTCCAAGATCGAACACAAGGGCGGCAAGTACAACCCTCTAAACGCCGTGGACGTAGCCGCCCAGGCGGACGCTACATGGGACGCGATTTGCGGCATGTTGGGCCGGATGGCTGATCCGGATAGACCGCTGAGTGTGCAGACGCTCGCGGGGGCCTTGGCGGGCCGTCTCCGCAATCTGACGGGCGGTGCACCAGAGTACGGTGAACTCGGATACGAGCGGGCAGCATTGCTTCTGCTGGATCACTTCTGCGCGGCTACTGGTTGGCTGGAGGAGCGAACCGGCGAAACCAAGATGATGAGCCGCACGCGCAAGCCGAACACGTTCCACCTCACGGCACGATTCATGGAAGAGGTCGCAGGCGACGGCCTCGCGGTGGACTTCGCGGAGCGGCGGCCGATGCTCGTTCCTCCAGTGCCGTGGACGACGTTCGCAACGCATGGAGGATACCTTCACGACCAGATTCCAGCAGTGCGTGGCACGCGCCGACCGATTGAGTCGGAGGTGATCGTATCGGCATTGAATGCGTTGCAAGCGACACGCTTCCGGGTGAATCGCCGCGTGCTTGAAGTCGCACAGACATTCAAGACGAATGCGGAGGACATGCGCGGAGCCGTCATCAATGGCAAGTACATCGAGGCCCGGCACGACACGCCGGAATCGCTTCGCCGCGCCAAGACGATCCGCAGCGCGCTCACGTTGGCCGCGATGCAGGAACTAGCCGACGAAGGGGCGTTTTACTTTCCGTGGAATCTCGATTGGCGCGGCCGGATGTATCCCGCAACCAGCATCATTAGCCCGCAGGGCGCGGACTTGTGCAAGGGCTGTTTGGAATTCTCTGACGGGGCGCCACTGGGCCGTGATGGCGGAAAGTGGCTCGCTATCCACCTGTGCAATCTTGCGGGTGAAGACAAAGTAACTTTGGACGGAAAGAAGGTTCATAGGACGCCTGCTGAGCGAGAGGCATGGACCCGTAGTCAGGAGTCTATGATTCTTCGCGTCGCGGCTGATCCTCGAAGCAATATGGAGTGGATGAAGGCGGATAAGCCGTGGCAGTTCCTCGCGGCGTGCTTCGAGTGGGCCGGGTTTCAGGAGGAGGGCAACGCATTCCGGAGCCGTCTTGCGGGTGCGCAGGACGGAAGTTGTAGCGGGGTGCAGATGCTTGCGGGCATGACGCGGGACGCATCTGCGGGCGCAATGGTGAACCTCGTACCGAGCGAGCGCGGCGACGACTATTACGGGCGGATGGCCGATGCCTTATCCAAGCGCCTGTGTGATCTTGTTGACCGCGCTGACACAGCGACTATGACGCGCCTGCAATTCTGGGCTGAGAAGTCGATCGACCGAGACCTGTTGAAGGCTCCGAGCATGACTAAGGTGTACAGCGCGGGAACGTACACGTTCGGGGAACAAGTGCAGAACAAGACGGGCGCACCGGATGCGGAGTCGATGTGGCTGGCTGCGCAAATCAATGCATGCTTTTCGGATGTCGCGCCGGGGATGCTCAACGCGATGGCATATCTACAGGCTGTGTCCGACGTGATGACGGCTGTGGGCCTGCCGTTGGTATGGCGAACGCCTGCGGGGCTACGGGTTGAGCAGGCGCGGGTAGCGCGCAATAGTGTTGTGCTCAAGACGCAGATTGCAGGCCCTACCAGTGCAAGAAAGCGCACGTTCTCGGTAGATGCCGACACCCTCAGCAAAAACAGTCAGCGTGCCGGGGTAGCGCCCAATTTCGTGCATGGCGTCGACGCTTCGCACATGGCGCTCGTCGTGAACGATTTGCACGGGAATGGCGTCCGTAATTTCTGGATGATTCACGACTCTTTCGGCGCACCGTTTGCCCAATGCGGAGAGGTGTTCCGCAGCACGCGGGATCAATTTATCGAGCTGATGTCTCCGGACTTGCTGCGCCGCTGGACTGATGACGTGACAGCGGCCCTCACGGGAGAGCAGCGTCTCCCGCTTCCCGAACTACCTCAGTACGGCGACCTTGATCTAGGCGTTGTGCGCGAGTCGGCTTACGCGTGGTTCTAG